Proteins encoded by one window of Winogradskyella sp. PG-2:
- a CDS encoding putative signal transducing protein, producing MSSTEYTKVYFGNFILVTRVKNELERIGIIPIIKDEGESQRLAGYASMNQGFQEVFVHNDELDKAVSIVEQVKAEMEAQ from the coding sequence ATGAGCAGTACAGAATATACAAAAGTTTATTTCGGCAATTTTATTTTAGTAACTCGTGTTAAAAATGAGTTAGAACGCATTGGAATTATACCAATAATTAAAGATGAAGGTGAATCACAACGTTTGGCAGGTTACGCATCAATGAATCAAGGTTTTCAAGAGGTTTTTGTTCATAATGATGAATTGGATAAAGCGGTTTCAATTGTTGAACAGGTTAAGGCTGAGATGGAAGCGCAATGA